The genomic segment GTGGAAGACGGGGCAGCCGGTACACAGACAGTTAACATCTCATTCATGGCTTGTCCAGGTGAAGAGCTGACTCTGCTCTGCATCTTCATCCCCCTCCtcgtccccctcctcccctcccctgcatCTCATCTACATTCACATCTAATAGGTCCAGAAGCTGCAGATAGGAGACAGTGCGGGCTCCCCATGTGTGGTGCACAGCGGCTGCCtgctctacactgtatatatgtatcaggGTGGTGCTGTATGTATAGTACTGCTGGAGGGGGGGCAGACAGGCACAGGCAGGGTCTGGGTGCTGGGTGGGTATAATGGGGAAGGTGGGTGAAGGATTTGTGTGCTGGTTGGGGAAAGTAATGGGGCAGGGTCTGAGTGCTGGGTAGGTATTGTGGGGAGTGCTAAGTCTGGGTGTTAGGTGGGTATAGTGAGGGGCACAAGTGGGGGGGCAGGAGGACACAAGGTCTATTTGTTTGGTTGGTATAATGAAGAAAGTGGGTGCAGGGTCTTTTTGCTGGGTTGGTATAGTGGGGGGGCATAGGATCtgggtgctggggggggggggggggaacaaggtCAGGGTGGATTTTGCTCATTCAATATCCAGCTGTTatattgtaaaatgttttttcttctggagacaccgcatatatatatatatatatatatatatatatatatatagagctgtgtatactgtactatatactgtatgctgAGTGAGGGAACAGGGGCCGCTGTAGCTACAAGTGAATGATCGAAGGAAGCTGAGATATAATGAGTGCTACATGGAGGTATATGGAGATATAGGTGTAATAGGAGGAGTTCTAGGAAGATATATGTGTAATAGGAGGAGTTCTAGGAAGATATATGTGTAATAGGAGGAGTTATAGGAAGATATATGTGTAATAGGAGGAGTTATAGGAAGATATTATAtatgtaataggaggagatatagggagatatatgtgtaataggaggagatatagggtgaTATAtgtgtaataggaggagatatagggagatatatgtgtaataggaggagatatagggtgaTATAtgtgtaataggaggagatatagggagataTATGTGTAATAGGAGGAGTTATAGGAAGATATATGTGTAATAGGAAAAGTTATTGGGAGATGTTATATGTGTAATAGGAGGAGTTATAGGAAGATATACGTGTAATAGGAGGAGTTATAGGAAGATATTATAtatgtaataggaggagatatagggtgaTATAtgtgtaataggaggagatatagggagatatatgtgtaataggaggagatatagggagataTATGTGTAATAGGAGGAGTTATAGGAAGATATTATAtatgtaataggaggagatatagggagataTATGTGTAATAGGAAAAGTTACTGGGAGATGTTATATGTGTAATAGGAGGAGTTATAGGGAAATAATATATGTGTAATAGGAGGAGTTATAGGAAGATATATGTGTAATAGGAGGAGTTATAGGAAGATATATGTGTAATAGGAGGAGTTATAGGGAGATATATGTGTAATAGGAAAAGTTACTGGGAGATGTTATATGTGTAATAGGAGGAGTTATAGGAAGATATATGTGTAATAGGAGGAGTTATAGGGAGATATATGTGTAATAGGAAAGGTTATTGGGAGATGTTATATGTGTAATAGGAGGAGTTATAGGGAAATAATATATGTGTAATAGGAGGAGTTATGGGAAGATATATGTGTAATAGGAGGAGTTATAGGGAGATATATGTGTAATAGGAAAAGTTACTGGGAGATGTTATATGTGTAATAGGAGGAGTTATAGGAAGATATATGTGTAATAGGAGGAGTTATAGGGAGATATATGTGTAATAGGAAAGGTTATTGGGAGATGTTATATGTGTAATAGGAGGAGTTATAGGGAAATAATATATGTGTAATAGGAGGAGTTATGGGAAGATATATGTGTAATAGGAGGAGTTATAGGGAGATATAtgtgtaataggaggagatatagggagataTATGTGTAATAGGAAAGGTTATTGGGAGATGTTATATGTGTAATAGGAGGAGTTATGGGAAGATATTATATGTGTAATAGGAGGAGTTATGGGAAGATATACGTGTAATAGGAGGAGTTATGGGAAGATATTATACGTGTAATAGGAGGAGTTATAGGAAGATAGTATAGgtataataggaggagatataggaagaTATAGGTGTAAGAGAAGGAGTTATAGGAAGATATTATAGGTGTAATAGAAGGAGTTATAGGAAGATGTTGTATGTGTAATAGGAGGAGTTACATAAAATAATAAGAAGCTCTATGGAAAACTTCTATAGTATAAAGAATAGTAGGAGAAGTTATAAGGAGACGTTAAATAGAGAAATATTAAGGATTATAAAGTGTAGTGGGAGGATTTAAAGGAAATAATAGGAGGGGCTATTTGGAGTGCGCCTATGGTATAATAGGAGGGCTTATACCAAGTAATAGGAGTAAGAGTTATAAGAAATAATTTGAGTTATAGGAAAAATGTATATAGAGTAACAAGGGGAAGAATAAGAAGCGGGAGGAGTTATTTGTGTAATAGGAGGGGTTATGTATGTAATAGGAGGAGTTATATGTGTAATAGGAGGGGTTATGTGTGTAATAGGAGGGGTTATGTATGTAATAGGAGGAGTTATATGTGTAATAGGAGGGGCTATGTGTGTAATAGGAAGAGTTATGTGTGTGATAGGAGGGGTTATGTGTGTAATAGGAAGAGTTATGTGTGTAATAGGAGGGGTTATGTGTGTAATAGGAAGAGTTATGTGTGTGATAAGAGGGGTTAAGTGTGTAATAGGAGGAGTTATATGTGTAATAGGAGGGGTTATGTGTGTAATAGGAAGAGTTATGTGTGTGATAGGAGGGGTTATGTGTGTAATAGGAAGAGTTATGTGTGTGATAGGAAGATTTGTGTGTGTGATAGGAGGGGTTAAGTGTGTAATAGGAAGAGTTATGTGTACAATAAGAGGAGTTGTGTGTGTAATAAAAGGAGCTGTGTGTGTAATAGGAGGAGTTATGTGGTGTAATAGGAGGGGTTATGTGTTTAATAGGAGGAGTTATGTATGTAATAGGAAGAGCTATGTGTGTGATAGGAGGTGTTAAGTGTGTAATAGGAAGAGTTACATGAAGTAGAGGAAGAGCTATAGTGAGTTGTAAAGATAGAAGTGTAATGTGGAGTTTTAGGTGGAAGCTTCATTAATAGGGTATAATTACATGTGTAATAGGAGGGGTTATGTATGTAATAGGAGGAGTTATATGTGTAATAGGAGGGGTTATGTATGTACTTGGAGAAGTTATGTGTGCAGTAGGAGGAGTTATGTGATGTAATAGGAGGAGTTATGTGATGTAATAGGAGGGGTTATGTATGTAATAGGAGGAGTTATGTGATGTAATAGGAGGGGTTATGTATGTAATAGGAGGAGTTATGTGATGTAATAGGAGGGGTTATGTATGTAATAGGAGGAGTTATGTGTGCAGTAGAAGGAGCTGTGTAATAGGAGTTGTGTGTGCAGTAGGAGGAGCTGTGAGTAGTAGGAGGAGTTGTGTGCAGTAGAAGGAGCTGTGTGTGTAATAGGAGGAGTTATGTGTGCAGTAGGTAGAGATAAATGTAATAGGAGGAGTTACGTATGTAATAGGAGTTATGTGATGTAATCGGAGGAGTTATGTGATGTAATAGGAGGAGTTATGTGTGTAGTAGGAGGAGCTGTGTGTGTAATAGGAGTTGTGTGCGCTGTAGGAGGAGCTGTGTGTGTAATAGGAGTTATATGTGCAGTaagaggagctgtgtgtaatagGAGTTATGTGTGTAATAGGAGGGGTCATGTGATATAATAGGAGGGGTTATGTATGTAATAAGAGGAGTTATGAGGAATATGTGGAGTTCTAGAACATTATATCGAGTAATAGCAGGAACAACAAGGAGCTAAGTTATATAGAGGTGTTATAGGGAGATGATATTTGGTGTAAAAGgagttatatagaggaggaggacacagaaTAAAAGGAGGAGCTATAAATACTGCTTCTATGGAGTTATAGAAGCTGTAGAGAATCGTAGGCGGGGCTTTATATAATAGTGGGAGGGGTTATAAAATAATAGGTGGTGGCTTAGGGAGAGGTCACATAGAATAATAGAAAGAGTTGAACAAAGAAGTTATTTGGTGTAATAGGaggaggtacaaaaaaaaaaggaggaggaaTAAGAGTAATAGGAAGAGTTCTATGGAGGGATTCTCTGGTATAATAAGAGGGGCTATAAAGAAAATTGGGAGGAGTTATAGGAGAACTTATTAAGTGCAATGGGAGGAGTTATAAAGGATAGTGGGAGGAGTAATAAAAAGTGGGAGGAGGTATTATAAAGAATAGTGGGAGGCGTTATAAAGGACAGTGGAAGGAGTTAAAGAATAGTGGGAGGAGTtataaaggattaaaaaattaagTTATTGAAAGATGGTATATAGTTTAGTAAGAGGGATTATGCAGAGAAGTGGGAGGAGTTATAAGGATATATGGGAAGAGTTATATGGCAAATTTCTAGTATTGTATGAGAATTTATAAAGAACATAAGGGGTTACAGATAATAGTGGGAGGAGTTATAAAGGATAGTGGGAGGAGTTATAACAGTAACAAAAAGTTTTATGAAGTTTTTTGGTATAATAGGAGGAGGAATGAAAAGTAGGAGACGTTATATGGAGTACTCTGGTGTAATGAGGGAAGAAGTGTGTAAGGAGTTAAATTAAATTATAGAGACATTATGGGAGAACTAAGTTACATAAAATTAattcggaaagtcttcagaccctttcacttttttacattttgttatgttgctcctTGCGCCAAATTAGAAAAAGTCAGTTTTCCCCCATGATTCTGCCCTCAGTACCCCATAATGAAAACACCATTTAGATATTTTGCTTATttgttaaaaagtaaaaatgtaacttttgcatggccataagtattcatacccttcacTATGACACATGAAATTTATCTCTGGCTatacccatttctcttgatcatctctgaaatGTTTCGCCACTttggttggagtcacctgtggtaaattatgctgattggacaagacacagccctgtctataaaaTGTCTCACagttgacaatgtatatcagagcaaacaccaagacatgaggaagaaagaactgcccgtagagctcagagacagccatgtctatataatgtctcacagctgacaatgtatatcagagcaaacaccaagccaataggggaaaagaactgcctgtagagctcagagagagGCTCAGCTCTGGGGAAGGGAACAAaaccatttctgctgcactgaaagttctaaagagctcagtggcctccataattcttacaatGAAGAagtaacaaccaggactcttcctagagctgctaccccaccaaactaagtaatcgagGGAGAAGAATCTTGGTAGGCGAGGAGACCAAGAACCCAATTGTAAGTCTGGCTGAAAGATCCTGTGtgtagatgggagaaacttccagaaggtccagaaccatcactgcaggctccacaatctgggctttatggcagaaagaagcctcctcagtAATAACACATGGAAGATGCCAGAGATTATGAAAAAGGATCAGACTGTGaggaacaagattctctggtctgatggaaCCAAGAATGAACTTTATGGCCTCATTTCTAAGCATCATCTCTGGAGGAACCAGGTACTacctatcacctgcccaataccatcgctacagtgaagtatggtgggggcacaTCATGCTGTGggaacagggagactggtcagggttcgAAGGAAAGCGTAATGAGGCAAAATAGAGAGTTATTCTTATTCAAAAACCTGATCTTTGACCTCATATGGGGCCGATGGTTCACCTTCCAGCAAaaaaatgaccctaagcacacagccaggaCAACACAGAAGCGTCTTAGGGACAACTCTAGAAATGTCCATGAGTGACCCAGTCAGAGTCTGAACCCAATAGAACATctatggagagacctgaaaatggcttccacagatggtcccatccaacctgacagagcctaAGAGGATCCGCagagaaaaatggcagaaaatccccaaatgcaGGTGTGTAAACTATGTGGCTTCATCccaaagaagactggaggctgagaTCACTGCCAACTGGGGCTTCACCTAAGTCCtgagtaaggggtatgaatacctATGTCAATGAAAgattgtttttccttttcaataaataagtaaagatttgtaacattctgcaatcactttgtcattatgggggaggggggggggttgggggttagaATGATGGGGACACAAGGAGGGACAGAACAAAATGTGACAGAAGTGACCggggctgaagactttctgaatgctttGTAGATTAGTTATATGGAGATACAGGagaggttgtagttttggaggTTATATGGTTTTTCAGAGAATTTCTTCTCAGTAGTCATATTACACATAAGAAGTGAAGATGGAGATGCAAGTGATGTTCTATGCTATAATAGGAGATCATGTGGGTTACCCTCTGTAGTAAGTATTAGTAGAGCATTTATAGAGCCCATATACTGAAGGTACCTGGGCaggagatatgaggacagtgggggggagggagggCTTTATATAGAGAGGATGGACCCTCCCTCACACTGTGCGTCAGATTTTCTTTGGGCTACAATTAAAACCTCGCACCAGATGGAATGAATTAAATGTGTTTTTCACCGATGTCTCTATTAATAAGTACCGTATGTGGACTTACCCACCCAGTGTATGATTCTTCTTTTCTTCAACTATTCTAGAATCCAACTCTTGCTTTCCTTCTTGACATCTCTTTTCTGGGCCCATCACCCACAATCTTTGACCTTCTTCTCTACTGGCTCCCTTACCCATGGCAACACCTCCTGCAGATACGGGGCCTCCACCCGTGGTTGAGACTACTCCGGCGGCGGAGCCCTCAGAGCCAGTATGCTCTACCACGGTTGTGATTGAAGAGCCTGAGCCAGAACCTGAACCTGCTCAAGAAGCTACTGGTTCAGAAATGGAACCATCTGTGACCATCCAATCAAAATCTTCATCTGTTAATGACCTGACGGGCCAGCCAGCAGTCAATGGAGGACCTCGTGCGCCTAGTCTGTCCGGCTCAGAAGGTCGACTGGCTCATGCTGCTTTAAATTCCTCTCGGCCAAGTCTCTGTCGACAAGGGTCTACTGCCACCACCAGCGCCGCTGAGGCAGAAAAGCCAAGGGACTATCTGATATTTGCCATCCTGTCATGTTTTTGCCCAATGTGGCCAGTCAACATTGTTGGCCTTGCGTATTCCATCATGGTAAGGAAAATGGCCATTGTGTCATAGTCATTTGTGGATATCAAACATTATTCATTGGTCCTTTACATCATAATGTCATATTTCACCCACTGTTATCCTCTTTTCATGACAATGTATTTGCATGAAGCTAGGGATTGCATTCAGTCAACTCTTTCATGAAAAATAACAAATGTATGCAGAGTAGAGATCTACGTGGCATGAATCCAATTTTTTTCCCTGATTCCTCCCAAAAAATTGTTGATTAGGCCAATGTGAAATCTCTCAAAACGGGACACGCTAATACTAGCCATGcacagccacacatctcctgccttgtccatcgtATTCTGTACTGACATTGCCAGGGACCCTTCAGTGCAGGACAAATGTATCCCAAACCTATGTATACCAAGTCTACAATGTATACCAAGCCTAAAATGTATACCAAGCCGTAAATGTATACCAAATCAAAAATTTATACCAAACCTAAAATGTATACCAAACCTAAAACGTATACCAAGCCTGAAATGTATATGAAACATGAAATGTATACCAAACCTGAAATGTATACGAAACCTGAAATATATACGAAACCTGAAATGTAGGGATTGACCAATTATCGGTTTGTCCGATATTATAgggcgatattcacgattttctaagttatcgtatcggcaattaccttctctccccctgtctgtccaggggtcctgagtccaaccaccgccgctgccagagaccgccgccacccgcttctgtcaccctgcctgtcctgagtccaactaccgccgctgccagagaccgccgccgccccattgcctcccccatccccggttttataattacctgttcccgggtccgcgctacttctggctcctgcgacgtcctgcgctgttgctgtgcgctgcgcaatgacgagtgacgtcctcaatgcaacagtcagtggcccggcgcacagtgacaactcaggacgccaccagagccagaagtagcgtggaccccgggaacaggtaattataaaaccggggatgggggaggcaatggggtagcggcagcggtctctggcagcAGTGGtgtttggactcaggaccccaggccaggcagggggagagaagcgggtggcggcggtctctggcagcggcagtggttggacgccaggacaggcagggggagagaagcgggtgggggcggcggtctctggcagctGCGGTgattggactcaggacaggcagggggagagaagcgggcggcggtctctggccccgcaaaagccgctgcagttcattgatttaaagctccgAGGTGattaaaatgcacggaatatcggtataagttatcggctatcagcctgaaCAGGCTATCGGTATTGGctctaaaaaaatcaatatcggtcgatccctactgaaaTGTATACGAAACCTGAAATGTATACAAAACCTGAAATGTatacaaaaaggagattttttatgcttactgtaaaatctctttctcgatggatccattgggggacacagaccatgggtgtatgctgctgtcactaggaggctcgacactatggcaacaagagaagtcagctcctcccagcagggtatacccgcccacaggcacctgaggtaatcagttttagtcccagagcaataggagaagaccgacaggtcaagagaaaaccacaaactgtccgagcaatcagaagaaaaggccACTGAACACACCTTCGGACAGATGACTGAAATaagaacaccagaaaaaagggtgggagctgtgtcccccaatggatccttcgagaaagagattttacggtaagcataaaaaaatctccttttcaatATCGGCTCCAttcggggacacagaccatgggacgtaccaaagccgtcccttgggtgggtaaggaatcagacaggtggacggttggaccaccgccgtctgcaacatcttacagcccagagtagcatcaactgatgcgaaggtatgaatctggtagcaccttgagaaagtgtgcaaagacgaccaggcggacgccttacagaactgcagggccgaagccacgtagcggagggcccaggatgccccaaaaaacaggtggaatgagccaaacccctgaagggtgggatcttccacTTGTAGCGGTAAGCTCCCAaaatagcagaccggatccaccgaaaaatggtggtcgtagaagcaggttgtcctatacaacaacattcaaaaacaaaaaagggggagtcacactgccgaaaggaaagagtgactaagagataagtccgaacagtCCTCACCACAACCAGGTAGTGGAACAAACGCTTCCAaggatgagaaggggccggacaagaggacggtaggacgatgttctcattgagatgaaaaagtaaaaaaccatctcaggtaagaaggacgaacctggacggaaaacaacttgtcctggtataccaccaggaagggagaacggcaggagagagctaccagctctgacaccctcctaacagaggtaagagcaataaggaacgccaccttccggggaaggaggcgaagagaaatgtccctgagagggtcAAAAGGGGCGCCTTGCAGtgcacctaagaccaagtgtaagtcccaagggaaagaaggggactcataaggaggggcagcttgtgccactccctgaacggacatgataattgaacgccaaagaacgttgaaaaagaatggaaacggcCGAACCTTTGACCCCTAAGGGAGCTGAAAGGCAACCACAACCGGAGAAAAAGtctgagtttcacaccaacagaaataagaccgccagaTA from the Hyla sarda isolate aHylSar1 chromosome 8, aHylSar1.hap1, whole genome shotgun sequence genome contains:
- the PRRT2 gene encoding proline-rich transmembrane protein 2, which encodes MATPPADTGPPPVVETTPAAEPSEPVCSTTVVIEEPEPEPEPAQEATGSEMEPSVTIQSKSSSVNDLTGQPAVNGGPRAPSLSGSEGRLAHAALNSSRPSLCRQGSTATTSAAEAEKPRDYLIFAILSCFCPMWPVNIVGLAYSIMSRNSLQQGDVDGAFRLGRVAKLLSIVAMVGGILIITVSCVINFGVL